One Gammaproteobacteria bacterium genomic window, CTGCATTCCCCTTTATCGCATTGCTGGTGTCGGGTGGGCATACGCAGCTCATGGAGGTGCAAGGTGTCGGTGACTACCGAATGCTTGGTTGCACACTGGATGATGCAGCCGGTGAGGCCTTTGATAAAACAGCAAAACTACTGAAGCTGGGATACCCAGGCGGCCCAAAGATTGCGGAGCTGGCCATGCAAGGAAACCCTGATCGCTATAAGTTTCCTCGCCCAATGACCAATCGGCCAGGAATCGACTTCAGTTTCAGCGGGCTAAAAACCTTTGCGTTAAACACACTGCATAAGGATGGCGATGATGCACAGACAAAAGCAGATATCGCACTCGCTTTTGAAGTTGCGGTTGCAGAAACAATGGTGATTAAATGTCGTCGCGCCATCGAGCTGACCCAACTCAAGCGGCTGGTGATCGCCGGGGGTGTTAGCGCCAACCTGCGCTTGCGACAACGGCTTGAAGATATGGGCGCAAAACTGGGTGTTGAGGTCTTCTATCCACGCCAAGAGTTTTGCACTGACAATGGCGCCATGATCGCCTATGCTGGCCTGCTACGCCTGCAAGCAGGCGAGCAGCAGGGGACTGCATTTGGCGCCCGACCACGCTGGCCACTGGATGAGCTGAGCCACCTTTAAAAAGTCATGAATATTTTAACTGGCTAAACCCGCAATGGAGTCACACACTCACTCAGCCGGCACTTTTTATAGTCCGCCATAATCAAGGCATGGTCGAACGCCATCCGCTTGGGCAGTGCATCCACAGAAAAAATCTCAACCCCGGCCGCGTCATCTTCGGCACACGGCTCACCTACTGCGGTTGCAATGTAGACAGCACTAACGGTATGACCCCGCTCATCACGGCTGGGGTGGGAGTAGCAACCGAGTAGTCTTTTAAGCGTCACATCCAGCGAAGTCTCCTCCTTTGCCTCACGAATAGCCGCCTGCTCCAGTGCCTCTCCAACATCCACAAAACCACCGGGCAAGGCCCAGCCATAAGGTGGGTATTTTCTCTCT contains:
- the tsaD gene encoding tRNA (adenosine(37)-N6)-threonylcarbamoyltransferase complex transferase subunit TsaD, producing the protein MRILGIESSCDETGIAIYDADKGLIAHKIHSQIELHAVYGGVVPELASRDHIRKTIPLIRQVMAEADTMAEQLDGIAYTAGPGLMGALLVGASIGRSLAYAWNIPAVAIHHLEGHLLAPMLDEPKPAFPFIALLVSGGHTQLMEVQGVGDYRMLGCTLDDAAGEAFDKTAKLLKLGYPGGPKIAELAMQGNPDRYKFPRPMTNRPGIDFSFSGLKTFALNTLHKDGDDAQTKADIALAFEVAVAETMVIKCRRAIELTQLKRLVIAGGVSANLRLRQRLEDMGAKLGVEVFYPRQEFCTDNGAMIAYAGLLRLQAGEQQGTAFGARPRWPLDELSHL
- a CDS encoding NUDIX hydrolase — protein: MNMRPTTPLITVDLVIELTDRADSPIVLIERKYPPYGWALPGGFVDVGEALEQAAIREAKEETSLDVTLKRLLGCYSHPSRDERGHTVSAVYIATAVGEPCAEDDAAGVEIFSVDALPKRMAFDHALIMADYKKCRLSECVTPLRV